In the Candidatus Krumholzibacteriia bacterium genome, one interval contains:
- a CDS encoding AsmA-like C-terminal region-containing protein, which produces MSEEKPTSSEGPKRSRRIRRVLLGLGAVAALVVVLAVVAVLLVPAEKIQQIAFDQLEANTGLQGSATDASVSIFPLGARLEGLRIEDPSGASEVWTDLQIDLESALVSASLWSILRGSPEIQEVRLVRPRVEIALAEPAPADGGGGTASSQAAPEMAAALGLLSIEDGEIVVHQPTGETLTLSGLDNRASLRVGEGEASGDVEGSLRSFTMEGGELPQRVELPRLEWELGLSAAVDGARGDVEVRRVESSGVRANGDAAWTLAADGTPELDVQLTTAADLAKLWTDIGRDYVDPATLPEGFSLDDFELLAGAVNADVRYAGRVPEADPDDPTAALGPLEVDGTLEGFRVRLIDRTDLIEVDSDFTVSGGRASFSSLELTGALGTVNGSGGVPLAFDAPLTANVEADLDVAAVRGLGVQWWPRLSALAATEDGAEPAGPAEWPTVVGRVQASAELRVPADGSFDPTTGAADAVTWTVRSEQMQIGLVDFTEPVFARGLVARGDLRNARLEEGRVEGPGLNATATLQASGWPERIVVRGDVRASELDLDALQAAMVTAESASLDGRWLDDVFGVRVAHAATGETTEIPAPPAELDARIDLSAETVKTSGYTLRDLGARATVVEQQLDVSDIRGQLGDGSLSGSANVDWTAETPQWQTDLQASKVSATTLLEPFAGPLAQALNTDFSGEIDLDGPLSTQPEQVIAALTGLADLRAESGSLAAEDLLGPKVSRFLGEHAEQWKQLTFDALDADLEVREGKVFFQKLLIRGRTEVDAGGWVGLDGTTNVRLDVRLPAGMTPQLGALQPVADLLQDEQQRIAFGVNVTGPGRSPNVEIDLAELQQRATDRGRDALRDEAQGALDDLIDRNRGGVEDALGDLLGGGSGGSGSGSGSGSGSGGQAEPDSNAGGQESSLEDKVKEGLGGLLEGLGGKKKDEKKGGGGGGGDVDDDDE; this is translated from the coding sequence ATGAGCGAAGAGAAGCCGACGTCGTCGGAGGGTCCGAAGCGGTCACGCCGGATCCGTCGGGTGTTGCTCGGACTCGGCGCGGTGGCGGCACTCGTCGTCGTCCTCGCCGTGGTCGCCGTGCTGCTGGTGCCCGCCGAGAAGATCCAGCAGATCGCCTTCGACCAGCTCGAGGCCAACACCGGACTGCAGGGCAGCGCCACCGACGCCTCGGTGAGCATCTTCCCGCTCGGTGCGCGTCTCGAGGGTCTGCGCATCGAGGATCCCTCGGGTGCGTCGGAGGTGTGGACCGACCTGCAGATCGATCTGGAGAGCGCGCTGGTGAGCGCGAGTCTGTGGTCGATCCTGCGTGGTTCGCCGGAGATCCAGGAAGTGCGCCTGGTGCGCCCGCGCGTGGAGATCGCACTCGCCGAGCCGGCGCCGGCCGATGGTGGGGGTGGAACTGCCTCGTCGCAGGCCGCGCCCGAGATGGCCGCCGCGCTCGGACTGCTGTCGATCGAGGACGGCGAGATCGTCGTCCACCAGCCCACCGGCGAGACACTCACGCTGAGCGGGCTCGACAACCGTGCGTCGCTGCGCGTGGGCGAGGGCGAGGCCAGCGGCGACGTCGAGGGAAGCCTGCGCTCGTTCACCATGGAGGGCGGCGAGCTGCCGCAGCGTGTGGAGTTGCCACGGCTCGAGTGGGAGCTCGGCCTGAGCGCCGCCGTCGACGGCGCGCGCGGAGACGTCGAGGTCCGACGCGTGGAGTCGAGCGGTGTGCGCGCCAACGGCGACGCCGCCTGGACCCTCGCCGCCGACGGAACGCCCGAACTCGACGTGCAGCTGACCACCGCCGCCGACCTGGCGAAGCTGTGGACCGACATCGGCCGCGACTACGTCGACCCGGCCACGCTGCCCGAGGGCTTCAGCCTGGACGACTTCGAGCTGCTGGCCGGTGCCGTGAACGCCGACGTGCGCTACGCCGGCCGCGTGCCCGAGGCCGATCCCGACGATCCGACCGCGGCGCTCGGTCCGCTCGAGGTCGACGGCACGCTCGAGGGTTTCCGCGTGCGGTTGATCGACCGCACCGATCTGATCGAAGTCGATTCCGACTTCACCGTGTCCGGCGGCCGCGCGTCGTTCTCGTCGTTGGAGCTGACCGGAGCTCTGGGCACCGTGAACGGCAGTGGCGGCGTGCCGCTCGCCTTCGATGCTCCGCTGACCGCGAACGTCGAGGCCGATCTCGACGTGGCCGCGGTCCGTGGTCTGGGCGTGCAGTGGTGGCCGCGTTTGAGTGCGCTGGCCGCGACCGAGGACGGCGCCGAGCCCGCCGGACCTGCGGAGTGGCCCACCGTCGTCGGCCGCGTGCAGGCCTCGGCCGAGCTGCGCGTGCCCGCCGACGGCAGCTTCGATCCCACGACCGGTGCCGCCGACGCCGTCACGTGGACCGTGCGCTCCGAACAGATGCAGATCGGCCTGGTCGACTTCACCGAGCCGGTGTTCGCCCGCGGCCTCGTGGCGCGCGGCGACCTGCGCAACGCACGGCTCGAGGAGGGCCGCGTGGAGGGACCCGGCCTGAACGCCACGGCCACCCTGCAGGCCAGCGGCTGGCCCGAACGGATCGTGGTGCGCGGTGACGTGCGCGCCTCCGAGTTGGACCTCGACGCTCTGCAGGCGGCCATGGTCACCGCCGAGAGCGCGTCGCTCGACGGGCGTTGGCTCGACGACGTGTTCGGTGTGCGCGTGGCCCACGCCGCTACCGGTGAGACCACCGAGATCCCCGCGCCCCCCGCCGAGCTCGACGCCCGCATCGACCTGTCGGCCGAGACCGTGAAGACCAGCGGCTACACCCTGCGCGACCTCGGCGCCCGCGCGACCGTGGTCGAGCAGCAGCTCGACGTGAGCGACATCCGCGGCCAGCTCGGCGACGGCAGCCTGAGCGGTTCGGCCAACGTCGACTGGACCGCCGAGACCCCGCAGTGGCAGACCGACCTGCAGGCTTCGAAGGTGTCGGCCACGACGCTGCTCGAGCCCTTCGCCGGACCTCTGGCCCAGGCCCTGAACACCGACTTCAGCGGCGAGATCGACCTCGACGGCCCCCTGTCGACCCAGCCCGAGCAGGTGATCGCCGCCCTGACCGGCCTGGCCGATCTCCGCGCCGAGTCCGGCAGCCTCGCCGCCGAGGACCTGCTCGGCCCCAAGGTGAGCCGCTTCCTCGGCGAGCACGCCGAGCAGTGGAAGCAGCTGACCTTCGACGCCCTCGACGCCGACCTCGAGGTGCGCGAGGGCAAGGTCTTCTTCCAGAAGCTGCTGATCCGCGGCCGCACCGAGGTCGACGCCGGCGGCTGGGTCGGTCTCGACGGCACCACCAACGTCCGCCTCGACGTCCGCCTGCCCGCCGGCATGACCCCGCAGCTCGGCGCCCTGCAGCCCGTGGCCGATCTCCTGCAGGACGAGCAGCAGCGCATCGCCTTCGGCGTGAACGTCACCGGCCCCGGCCGCAGCCCGAACGTCGAGATCGACCTCGCCGAGCTCCAGCAACGCGCCACCGACCGCGGCCGCGACGCCCTCCGCGACGAGGCCCAGGGCGCCCTCGACGACCTCATCGACCGCAACCGCGGCGGCGTCGAGGACGCGCTGGGGGATCTGCTCGGCGGTGGCAGCGGCGGCAGTGGCAGCGGCAGTGGCAGCGGCAGCGGCAGCGGCGGCCAGGCCGAGCCCGACTCCAACGCCGGCGGCCAGGAGTCGTCCCTCGAGGACAAGGTGAAGGAGGGCCTCGGCGGCCTGCTCGAAGGACTCGGTGGAAAGAAGAAGGACGAGAAGAAGGGCGGAGGAGGCGGCGGCGGCGACGTCGACGACGACGACGAGTGA